From one Desulfobaculum bizertense DSM 18034 genomic stretch:
- a CDS encoding AAA family ATPase has protein sequence MHSHKELESLVSVDMDAGEVFSGKRSGTTVKGYAKATSYTPAIPPEFIYHDAMRDIVVWFMSPPEPLYVFGPTGSGKTSLIRQLAAKLHYPVFEVTGHSRLEFPELLGHLSLVNGSMRYEYGPLALAMKYGGLVLINELDLLDPATAAGLNSVLDGSPLCISDNGGEMIIPHPMFRFVATANTNGGADETGLYQGTLRQNIAFMDRFWLCELGYPPADAELSLLQKVTPRLPETIRSAMVDFAGEVRKLFMGNGENSEHSIELTFSTRALIRWAELTVKFQPLARQGIQPVSYALDRALGYRAMPETRVMLHELAQRIFPGEGQNEGV, from the coding sequence ATGCATTCACACAAAGAACTTGAGTCGTTGGTTTCGGTCGATATGGATGCCGGAGAGGTGTTTAGTGGGAAGCGTTCTGGGACGACGGTCAAAGGCTATGCAAAAGCGACAAGCTATACGCCTGCCATTCCTCCTGAGTTTATCTATCATGACGCCATGCGTGACATTGTCGTTTGGTTCATGAGTCCACCAGAACCTCTGTATGTGTTTGGCCCCACGGGGAGTGGCAAGACCAGTCTCATTCGGCAGCTTGCAGCAAAGCTTCACTATCCAGTTTTTGAAGTGACCGGCCATAGTCGGCTTGAGTTCCCGGAACTTCTGGGACACCTGAGTCTCGTTAACGGGTCAATGCGTTACGAGTACGGTCCGCTTGCCCTCGCCATGAAGTATGGGGGGCTTGTGCTTATCAATGAGTTGGATTTGCTTGATCCGGCAACGGCTGCCGGACTGAATAGCGTGCTTGATGGGAGTCCGTTGTGCATTTCAGACAACGGCGGTGAAATGATCATCCCGCATCCCATGTTTCGATTTGTTGCAACGGCAAATACTAACGGTGGGGCAGATGAGACTGGTTTGTACCAGGGAACCTTGCGACAAAATATCGCGTTTATGGATCGATTTTGGCTTTGCGAATTGGGCTACCCGCCAGCGGATGCGGAGCTGTCACTGTTACAAAAAGTTACACCCCGGCTTCCGGAAACAATTCGGTCCGCGATGGTGGATTTTGCCGGTGAAGTCCGGAAGCTGTTCATGGGGAACGGTGAAAATTCCGAGCACAGCATCGAACTGACATTCTCAACGCGAGCGCTGATTCGCTGGGCAGAGCTCACTGTGAAGTTTCAGCCCTTGGCTCGACAGGGAATTCAGCCCGTGAGCTATGCTTTGGACAGAGCTTTGGGCTATCGGGCCATGCCGGAAACGCGGGTTATGCTCCATGAACTGGCACAACGAATATTCCCCGGTGAGGGGCAGAACGAGGGAGTCTAA
- a CDS encoding YagK/YfjJ domain-containing protein: MRCFEEFKEYRIQGSRDKDQACRSDILERMLSLLEEYEERHGKVFIMRMDVRYPQNYFLNSKDRHMPQFIAHLTKNLSRKGLDPKYIWVREQSREKHQHYHVALILNGNLIQSPYKVFNKAEELWARALGLDSAKGLISYCNKWRTGKKGSCSYMLRRGAKDYEEIKRDAFYRLSYLAKENTKGNAPRRIREFGTSKRRQ, encoded by the coding sequence ATGAGATGCTTTGAAGAATTCAAAGAATACAGAATACAGGGTAGTCGAGATAAAGACCAAGCGTGTAGATCAGATATCTTGGAAAGAATGTTGTCTCTCCTTGAAGAGTATGAAGAGCGACACGGGAAAGTCTTCATCATGAGAATGGATGTTCGATATCCACAAAATTACTTTCTCAACTCCAAAGATAGGCACATGCCTCAATTCATCGCTCACTTGACAAAAAACTTGTCACGCAAGGGACTCGATCCGAAATACATCTGGGTTAGAGAGCAGTCTCGGGAAAAACACCAGCACTACCATGTTGCACTAATATTGAATGGAAACCTTATCCAGTCTCCATATAAAGTTTTCAACAAAGCTGAAGAGCTTTGGGCACGAGCATTAGGTTTAGACTCAGCAAAAGGACTCATATCCTACTGCAACAAATGGCGAACAGGTAAAAAGGGATCATGCTCGTACATGCTAAGGCGAGGAGCAAAGGACTACGAAGAAATTAAAAGAGATGCATTCTATAGATTAAGTTACTTGGCAAAAGAAAACACCAAAGGAAACGCACCTCGAAGGATCAGAGAATTTGGCACATCAAAAAGACGGCAATGA
- a CDS encoding DUF4268 domain-containing protein — protein MAEFGRLKRISLREVWKNEARNFTPWLQENIEVLGEVLGMDLEVVEREAEVGSFSLDLLAEDLGTKRSVIIENQLTQTDHDHLGKLLTYAAGYEAESVIWIADSIRDEHRQALEWLNQRTDTRTSFFAVVVEVLQIDDSRPAYKFQPVVYPNEWQKGTRQSTSTAPSPKGAAYQDFFQNVIDELRTKYKFTSARKGQPQNWYTFSSGFSDFGYAVNFTREGRIKIALEIYSNSQEKNHDLLRKMRQYQSEIESSLGFPLEWNLLEHIRPSRIEFFKKGSIEDSPEELAQTHRWVVENLTKFKKVLTPFIKKSLNAKAPTKPVPELV, from the coding sequence GTGGCTGAGTTTGGAAGATTAAAGAGAATATCTTTACGTGAAGTTTGGAAGAATGAAGCTCGGAATTTCACTCCGTGGCTCCAGGAAAACATAGAGGTCCTGGGAGAGGTCCTTGGGATGGATCTGGAGGTAGTTGAGAGGGAAGCTGAGGTTGGAAGTTTTTCATTAGATTTGCTCGCTGAAGATCTGGGAACCAAGCGAAGTGTCATTATCGAAAACCAGTTGACGCAAACAGATCATGATCATTTGGGGAAGCTGCTGACGTATGCAGCAGGATACGAGGCTGAATCTGTTATTTGGATTGCCGATTCAATACGTGATGAACATCGGCAGGCTTTGGAATGGCTGAATCAGCGAACTGACACTAGAACAAGTTTTTTTGCTGTTGTTGTTGAAGTTTTACAAATTGATGATTCAAGGCCTGCGTATAAGTTCCAGCCTGTTGTGTACCCTAACGAATGGCAAAAAGGGACACGACAGAGTACGAGTACAGCTCCATCCCCAAAAGGAGCTGCGTATCAAGACTTTTTTCAAAATGTAATTGATGAATTACGAACAAAATATAAATTTACTTCCGCAAGAAAAGGGCAGCCTCAGAATTGGTATACCTTTTCATCTGGGTTTTCAGACTTTGGGTATGCAGTGAATTTTACTCGTGAGGGGAGAATTAAAATTGCTTTAGAGATTTATTCCAATAGCCAAGAGAAGAATCATGACCTGCTTCGTAAGATGCGTCAGTATCAGTCTGAAATAGAGAGCAGTCTTGGGTTTCCTTTAGAGTGGAATTTGCTTGAACACATCCGTCCATCTCGAATCGAATTCTTTAAAAAAGGGTCTATTGAGGATTCTCCAGAAGAGCTTGCTCAAACACATCGATGGGTCGTGGAGAATTTGACGAAATTTAAAAAGGTTCTCACGCCATTTATTAAAAAATCTTTGAACGCAAAGGCTCCCACCAAGCCCGTTCCGGAACTTGTCTAG
- a CDS encoding lecithin retinol acyltransferase family protein, protein MSKEWKAGDHLRVARAGGVYFHHGLYVGADSVIHYDGSVSDTSGRVDYTSLADFAAGGVIELVSHKDRRYSREESVDRAYSRLFEESYSVVFNNCEHFVNWCIEGQHRSEQIERLAKKGVLVCAGTELVRQKATHEVQRIARRQVKRMVVERAVESAGQTLLSEGVKKAAVLTLASGGVAAPVLIVAGAVSLWRLFKD, encoded by the coding sequence ATGTCGAAGGAATGGAAAGCTGGTGATCACCTGAGAGTGGCTCGTGCTGGCGGCGTGTATTTTCACCATGGTTTGTATGTCGGAGCGGACAGCGTCATTCACTACGACGGGTCTGTGTCTGACACATCAGGACGGGTGGATTACACATCTTTAGCAGATTTTGCTGCAGGAGGAGTCATTGAGCTCGTGTCGCATAAGGATCGGCGGTATTCGCGAGAAGAGAGTGTGGATAGGGCATATAGCCGACTTTTTGAAGAGAGCTATAGCGTTGTGTTCAATAACTGCGAGCATTTTGTGAATTGGTGCATTGAAGGGCAGCATCGCAGTGAACAGATCGAAAGGCTTGCGAAAAAAGGAGTGCTTGTTTGCGCTGGAACTGAGCTTGTTCGCCAAAAAGCAACACATGAGGTGCAAAGGATCGCAAGACGACAGGTGAAACGAATGGTTGTTGAACGTGCTGTGGAGTCGGCGGGGCAAACGCTGTTATCTGAGGGGGTGAAAAAGGCTGCAGTCCTTACTCTCGCGAGTGGTGGTGTTGCCGCGCCTGTGTTGATTGTCGCTGGAGCGGTGAGCCTTTGGCGCTTATTCAAGGACTAG
- a CDS encoding cobaltochelatase CobT-related protein, whose product MRNRYLMRALPHVASALSDRYGVQVIVGGEKAFTNGATIHLPALPEKGDADFLCLVRGFLDHEAAHIRYTDFQVLKNVTAQEMPLLNSLEDWRVEKNMAAAFPGCRQNFQRLARIMFGSKDVSSFSARYRMQNWILLKVRSWELSELNVQLETLEQAAPAAWNELRKRVEPVLERFRHDAGSTAKALQYTREILCLLSSQKCVTGSPTGRANSDKKAGKSSTNTGRKGESFGKRVPGASFDEIGEVLSRRIAECDAPELPRFQVATCGSLHCEALPHFLRDEALRCAVPLRARLTGVLQASRLVRNRVGRTGRLAPRLLARSATGSSRLFVREGQRCGLNTAVHILLDCSGSMRNRMHVAGPACYALAKALEQVGVNVGVTAFPARAESEDSECTVFPLVKHGERVHQRFWIKPVGDTPLGETLWWLYPKLQRVKEARKIVLVLTDGRASSEACAKAAIVEGERLGIELMGVSIQSPYLRGIFHERCENIDRLEDLAPALFRMLQGQLLKAQTMSRG is encoded by the coding sequence ATGAGAAATCGATATCTAATGCGTGCTTTGCCGCATGTGGCAAGTGCGCTGAGTGATCGTTATGGCGTGCAGGTCATTGTTGGCGGTGAAAAGGCGTTTACCAATGGGGCGACAATTCACCTCCCGGCTTTGCCAGAAAAGGGAGATGCAGATTTCCTGTGTCTGGTTCGTGGATTTTTGGATCATGAGGCCGCGCATATCCGGTACACGGATTTTCAGGTGCTGAAAAATGTGACAGCGCAAGAGATGCCTCTTCTGAATTCACTTGAAGATTGGCGGGTAGAGAAAAACATGGCGGCGGCCTTCCCGGGCTGCCGTCAGAATTTTCAGCGACTCGCTCGCATTATGTTCGGAAGCAAGGACGTCTCGAGCTTTTCTGCGCGGTATCGGATGCAGAACTGGATTTTGCTCAAGGTGCGCTCATGGGAACTTTCAGAACTGAACGTTCAGCTTGAGACATTGGAGCAGGCAGCTCCTGCTGCGTGGAATGAACTGCGAAAGAGGGTGGAGCCTGTGCTTGAGCGTTTTAGACATGATGCGGGTTCGACAGCAAAGGCGCTTCAGTACACTCGCGAGATTTTGTGTCTCCTTTCGTCTCAAAAATGTGTCACGGGTTCTCCTACAGGGCGAGCTAATTCAGACAAAAAAGCAGGGAAAAGCTCCACGAATACCGGGAGAAAAGGCGAGAGTTTTGGAAAACGTGTACCGGGAGCATCTTTTGATGAAATCGGTGAAGTTTTGTCTCGGCGGATTGCGGAGTGTGATGCTCCAGAACTGCCTCGGTTTCAAGTGGCAACGTGTGGTTCTCTTCATTGCGAGGCATTGCCTCATTTCCTACGAGATGAAGCGCTACGATGTGCGGTTCCGTTACGTGCACGTTTGACAGGTGTTCTGCAGGCGTCTCGCCTTGTGCGGAATCGGGTGGGGAGAACTGGTCGGCTTGCGCCTCGTTTGCTTGCTCGAAGTGCAACGGGAAGTTCGCGTCTTTTTGTTCGCGAAGGGCAGCGTTGTGGACTGAATACAGCCGTGCACATTCTGCTTGATTGCTCTGGGTCCATGCGAAATCGAATGCACGTGGCAGGTCCTGCCTGCTATGCATTGGCAAAGGCTTTGGAGCAGGTCGGAGTCAATGTCGGTGTGACGGCGTTTCCGGCAAGGGCTGAAAGTGAGGACTCAGAGTGCACAGTGTTTCCGCTTGTGAAGCATGGAGAGCGAGTTCATCAGCGGTTTTGGATTAAGCCTGTTGGAGATACGCCACTCGGTGAAACCCTGTGGTGGCTGTATCCGAAACTCCAGCGAGTCAAAGAAGCTCGAAAAATTGTGCTCGTTTTGACTGACGGCCGGGCAAGTTCCGAGGCGTGTGCCAAGGCTGCCATTGTGGAAGGGGAACGACTGGGAATTGAACTGATGGGCGTGAGTATCCAAAGCCCATATCTCAGGGGAATATTCCACGAGCGTTGTGAGAACATAGATCGGCTGGAGGATTTGGCTCCGGCATTGTTTAGGATGCTGCAAGGGCAGCTTTTGAAAGCGCAAACCATGAGCAGGGGCTAA
- a CDS encoding transposase yields the protein MRKKHLTAEFKTRVALDALSREHTLSELASRYGVHPNQISQWKKQAKEGIIATFAGKHQKA from the coding sequence ATGAGAAAAAAACATCTTACTGCTGAATTTAAGACCCGCGTTGCCCTGGACGCCCTATCCAGGGAGCACACCTTGTCCGAACTCGCCAGCAGGTACGGTGTACACCCAAATCAGATTTCCCAGTGGAAGAAGCAAGCCAAGGAAGGCATTATTGCCACTTTTGCAGGCAAGCACCAGAAGGCCTAG
- a CDS encoding DUF3150 domain-containing protein has protein sequence MSEDIQATEMKVLNELVAVRLDVNIWSARRKLTATDLGGTELPPEELASLGSKRVCDPRDLRVFATLKSRAVSLLEKIGVRFLGGWALPETRMEEALRALKEIRAQFMDEKEKFLARYDEAVQDWIRNNPGWESIIANSVVSSQYVSQRLGFTWQTYRVVPAMADASAGLTCEVRRLSGTLYEEVSKVANEVWEKSFVGKTEVTHKALSPLRMLRSKLEGMSFVEPRVAPIVELLDECILAMPPRGAIRGKALLLLQGTMCLLRDPLAMVAHGQKIIEGQSAQSVFHGLAEPVQNVIAAENARKEELQKESEAVPPSQGMKSQTIDSFGLW, from the coding sequence ATGAGTGAAGATATTCAGGCAACAGAGATGAAGGTTTTGAACGAGCTGGTAGCAGTGCGGCTTGATGTGAACATCTGGTCAGCTCGGCGGAAGCTCACAGCGACGGATTTGGGCGGAACTGAACTTCCCCCTGAGGAACTGGCCTCGCTTGGAAGCAAGCGCGTATGTGACCCTCGTGATCTGCGAGTGTTTGCGACGCTGAAATCTCGGGCCGTGTCGCTTTTGGAAAAGATCGGCGTTCGTTTTCTTGGCGGCTGGGCACTTCCCGAAACTCGGATGGAGGAGGCCTTGAGAGCCTTAAAAGAAATCCGTGCGCAGTTCATGGACGAAAAGGAAAAGTTTCTGGCTCGCTATGACGAGGCTGTACAGGATTGGATTCGCAACAATCCGGGCTGGGAAAGCATCATCGCAAATTCTGTGGTGAGCAGTCAGTATGTGAGCCAGCGACTTGGGTTTACATGGCAAACCTACCGAGTTGTGCCTGCGATGGCAGATGCGAGTGCTGGGCTGACATGTGAAGTGCGCAGGCTGAGCGGGACGCTGTATGAGGAAGTTTCGAAGGTCGCAAATGAGGTTTGGGAGAAGAGTTTTGTAGGAAAGACAGAAGTCACGCATAAGGCGCTTTCCCCGTTGCGTATGCTCCGAAGCAAGCTTGAAGGCATGAGCTTTGTGGAACCTCGGGTTGCTCCCATCGTTGAGCTTTTGGATGAATGCATTTTGGCAATGCCTCCGCGTGGAGCCATTCGAGGCAAGGCGCTTCTTCTGCTTCAGGGGACCATGTGCCTCTTGCGAGATCCGCTTGCGATGGTTGCCCACGGGCAAAAGATTATCGAAGGGCAGTCCGCACAGTCTGTGTTCCATGGTCTGGCTGAACCCGTACAAAATGTAATAGCCGCAGAGAACGCCCGCAAAGAAGAGCTGCAGAAAGAAAGTGAAGCAGTTCCTCCTTCGCAGGGGATGAAGTCACAAACGATAGACAGCTTTGGGCTGTGGTGA
- a CDS encoding DUF927 domain-containing protein, producing the protein MQGKKQWFRFVRGVREGEKFQMLIRDQEEDLEEFSKVFPSLDVFPFAIQYDEAMVNERSAKFAVRLKDISLPPHFTRSVFSMLGRKIKINGFWIPFERLSQDDICGKICDLFCISKKNVFLSKYGDIQWLFLNCQSLGKEKFLELPYESYIGLLSKIRKPLSYAKIRVKSFDTLFKIKNWNWIAVDDFKESQKNCTGACKASLLDKYFNFYDELPTCFYWGYAAQNKLDLSEEQIAGVLRSFGSLKEGWRFFNKNGVASYLGAPAEKWNRRFQKALQAAEKKGKEGAWAIRCEELFALFHGVECDQKCNVTTPVYKCDPMGVIYNFYKYFSKPNKESTTAQLLKVSSVLSVSLLKFADGKIGRLVSFHDFDGCIKECPLTIRDLHGKRFVEKLEESGLGIMNTPENVRLLRYKILNGPCDGTAFSVRKTGWNTVNDENVFVTAYGCYPTPSCKIIPQIPGGIVYPHTCLSKSHLPQLSFLRELPPSAQSFVHFLFSVMACGPLLNSIPKSHAFYHIYGLSDECATFWAEFMGMFSSVGNPLPASWYFSDFMKKKKSLFAYQDATVVFKPLGASEHRCYRNFVNKVCSSRRAFTLYNWRIVQVVRDPGPEDELRIAALSFGKEAVCGMSPQEKKLEYVGTKKDVYLENIKASEEMEYWFQENEKQCREILRMWRPYRGLFYQQLVEELFSDGEKKLLDGEYCPYTDALERRGKELVATVQTLQEYRAMENRMQIPVIFSIFVPMSEIGIEDLEPCDEKLEKFLKKVQEKVAKLHKGFKPHEIVYQKKFCFLMCKRAYCYFDRGEIFTKKFRREVEFKSFCEYLKKEKILVFAKGKNTVSTRIPRTNVGTQSAPRVIGGDNFSGYALRYKKLREWKPKNVSPGSVLSESRQGGPFC; encoded by the coding sequence ATGCAGGGTAAGAAACAGTGGTTTCGTTTTGTTAGGGGAGTACGCGAAGGGGAAAAATTTCAGATGCTAATTAGAGATCAAGAAGAGGATCTTGAAGAATTTAGCAAGGTATTTCCCTCCCTGGATGTTTTTCCCTTTGCAATCCAATATGATGAAGCCATGGTCAATGAAAGAAGTGCGAAATTTGCTGTGCGTCTAAAAGATATATCTTTGCCGCCACATTTTACAAGGTCTGTCTTCTCTATGCTGGGAAGAAAAATAAAAATTAATGGGTTTTGGATTCCATTTGAAAGATTAAGCCAAGACGATATTTGTGGGAAAATATGCGATTTATTTTGTATAAGTAAAAAAAATGTTTTTTTGAGTAAATATGGTGATATCCAGTGGCTGTTTCTTAATTGTCAAAGTCTAGGTAAGGAGAAATTTCTTGAACTTCCATATGAAAGTTATATTGGTCTGTTAAGCAAAATTAGGAAGCCGTTGTCTTATGCGAAGATAAGAGTGAAATCCTTTGATACTCTTTTTAAAATAAAAAATTGGAACTGGATTGCTGTTGATGATTTTAAGGAATCACAGAAAAATTGTACGGGGGCATGCAAAGCTTCCCTTCTAGACAAGTATTTCAATTTTTATGATGAATTACCGACATGTTTTTACTGGGGTTATGCTGCGCAAAATAAGCTGGACCTCTCAGAAGAACAGATTGCTGGTGTGTTACGGTCATTTGGATCGTTAAAAGAAGGATGGCGTTTTTTTAATAAAAACGGTGTGGCCTCTTACTTAGGTGCCCCGGCGGAGAAGTGGAATCGACGTTTTCAAAAGGCGTTACAGGCAGCTGAAAAGAAAGGAAAAGAGGGCGCTTGGGCAATTCGTTGTGAAGAGTTGTTTGCATTGTTTCATGGCGTTGAGTGTGATCAGAAGTGTAATGTAACTACTCCTGTTTATAAGTGTGATCCAATGGGGGTAATTTACAATTTTTACAAATATTTTAGCAAACCAAACAAGGAATCCACGACGGCACAGTTGCTCAAGGTCAGTAGCGTGTTGTCAGTGAGCTTACTAAAGTTTGCAGACGGGAAGATAGGGAGACTTGTTTCATTTCATGATTTTGATGGATGCATTAAAGAATGCCCTCTGACAATCCGTGATTTGCATGGAAAGAGATTTGTTGAAAAGTTGGAGGAGTCAGGGCTAGGCATTATGAATACTCCAGAAAATGTGAGGCTATTGCGGTATAAAATCCTGAATGGACCTTGTGACGGAACAGCTTTTTCGGTGCGGAAGACTGGCTGGAATACAGTTAATGATGAGAACGTTTTTGTTACTGCATATGGTTGCTACCCCACTCCTTCCTGCAAAATTATCCCTCAAATACCAGGCGGAATTGTTTATCCTCACACCTGCCTAAGTAAATCCCACTTGCCCCAACTTAGCTTTCTGAGAGAGCTCCCTCCATCTGCTCAATCTTTCGTACATTTTTTGTTTAGCGTTATGGCTTGTGGTCCTTTGTTGAATTCAATTCCCAAGTCTCATGCATTTTACCATATTTATGGTCTTTCAGATGAATGCGCGACATTTTGGGCTGAATTTATGGGGATGTTTAGTTCGGTTGGCAATCCTCTTCCTGCATCGTGGTATTTTTCTGATTTTATGAAGAAAAAGAAGTCTCTTTTCGCATACCAAGATGCCACTGTTGTTTTTAAGCCTTTGGGGGCGTCCGAGCATCGCTGCTATCGAAATTTTGTGAATAAGGTGTGCAGCTCTCGGAGGGCTTTTACGTTGTATAATTGGAGAATTGTGCAAGTTGTCCGTGATCCCGGTCCAGAGGATGAGTTGAGGATTGCGGCTCTTTCTTTTGGCAAAGAAGCTGTGTGTGGCATGAGTCCTCAAGAAAAAAAGTTGGAATATGTGGGGACGAAAAAGGATGTGTATCTGGAGAACATTAAAGCTTCAGAAGAGATGGAATACTGGTTTCAAGAAAATGAAAAACAGTGCCGCGAAATACTGAGGATGTGGCGGCCATATCGGGGCCTTTTCTACCAGCAGCTTGTTGAAGAGCTTTTTTCTGATGGGGAAAAGAAACTACTTGATGGTGAGTATTGTCCTTATACAGACGCATTGGAGAGAAGAGGGAAGGAGCTTGTCGCTACGGTTCAAACTTTACAAGAATATAGAGCAATGGAAAATAGGATGCAGATACCAGTTATTTTCTCCATATTTGTGCCGATGAGTGAAATTGGTATTGAGGACTTAGAACCCTGTGATGAGAAATTGGAGAAGTTTTTAAAAAAGGTACAAGAAAAGGTGGCCAAATTACATAAAGGATTCAAGCCTCACGAAATTGTTTATCAAAAGAAGTTCTGTTTTCTGATGTGTAAAAGGGCGTACTGCTATTTTGATCGTGGTGAGATTTTTACGAAGAAATTTAGACGGGAAGTAGAATTTAAGTCGTTTTGCGAATACTTGAAAAAAGAAAAAATACTTGTTTTTGCAAAGGGGAAAAACACAGTGTCTACGAGAATTCCTAGGACAAATGTAGGAACGCAAAGTGCTCCTCGAGTGATAGGCGGGGATAACTTTTCTGGTTACGCATTGCGTTATAAAAAACTTCGAGAATGGAAGCCAAAAAATGTTTCTCCAGGGAGCGTACTTTCGGAAAGCAGGCAAGGAGGTCCTTTTTGCTGA